TTCGTGAATCGTCCGTCGGTGGGGTCAGGCTCACGACGCACGAAGCCGCGCTTCTCCAGGCGCTCGACCAGGTGCGATAAGCGCGACAGCGACGCGTTCGTGACTTCGGCCAGCGAGCTCATCCGCATTGTCCGCTCCGGACTCTCGGAGAGCATGGCTAGAACCTGGTACTCGACCATCCTCAACTTCGAGTCGCGCTGTAGCTGCTGATCGATCGACCAGGGGAGCCAGGTCATCAACCGGACGACGGAGAGCCACGAGGCGAGCTCCGTGGCGGTGAGCCACTTCACGGGCGGTTCCTGAACCCCTGGGCCCCCATCAGTCATGCGATCAGGCTAACCAGTTGACTGGCCGCCTCAAGTGACTTCCAAGCTCGAGAGTCGCGCCGGCTCTGATCCTATAGCCATCTTTGAGCAGCCTGGGACGCCAGAAACTTGACGATTCAAGTAAATCGGTGTAGGTTCAAGACAACCGAGCCAGGAGGATGACGGCGATGAACGTGGCGCTCACCGGTGCAACAGGGTTCATCGGATCTCACGTGCTGACGGAGTTGCTGGAACACGGCCATGAGGTGACGGCGCTGGTCCGCGACGACGCCCAGGTGGACCCCGTTCGAACCCGCGGCGCGAAGGCCGCCGTGGTCGATCTCTACGATCGATCGGCGGTCGCGGGCCTGCTCAGCGCAGCCGACGCGGCCATCCACACCGCTAGCCCCGGTGACACAACCAGCGCCGATCTCGACTCCGCCGTCGTTGATGCGGTGATCGATGCCCTGGGAGGTACCGGCAAGCCCTACTTGCAGATCAGCGGTGGATGGGTCTACGGGTCCAACTCCTCT
This genomic stretch from Acidimicrobiia bacterium harbors:
- a CDS encoding MarR family transcriptional regulator yields the protein MKWLTATELASWLSVVRLMTWLPWSIDQQLQRDSKLRMVEYQVLAMLSESPERTMRMSSLAEVTNASLSRLSHLVERLEKRGFVRREPDPTDGRFTNAILTEKGLRALAEAAPGHLAHVRSLVIDVLSPEQLRRLGRDADRIMSHIDTFGIN